The Theileria orientalis strain Shintoku DNA, chromosome 3, complete genome genome window below encodes:
- a CDS encoding 60S ribosomal protein L24, with protein sequence MSAVTTTIKTEHCSFTDYRVYPGRGQKFVARDGKVYFFLNGKSAAFHKRKVKPAKLKWNLAWRKANKKFQTELFNRKRSKKTARPQKAIVGLSLDDLKSKRSQATKPAPKLNVKQAFVSEAKEKNRKSFDKQKVHSSRANVPKKLQRATTRN encoded by the exons ATGAGTGCTGTTACCACAACTATTAAAACGGAGCACTGCTCCTTCACCGATTACAGGGTTTACCCCGGTCGTGGTCAAAAGTTTGTCGCCAGGGACGGAAAGGTCTACTTTTTCCTCAATGGTAAATCTGCAGCCTTCCATAAGAGGAAGGTGAAGCCTGCAAAGCTCAAATGGAATCTC GCTTGGAGGAAAGCCAACAAGAAGTTCCAAACTGAGTTGTTTAACAGAAAAAGGTCAAAGAAGACAGCTAGGCCGCAAAAGGCTATAGTTGGCTTATCCTTAGATGATTTAAAGAGTAAGAGATCACAGGCGACTAAGCCCGCGCCAAAACTG AATGTGAAGCAGGCTTTTGTGAGTGAGGCCAAGGAAAAGAACAGGAAGTCCTTTGACAAGCAGAAGGTTCATTCATCAAGGGCCAATGTTCCTAAGAAGTTGCAGCGTGCCACAACTAgaaactaa
- a CDS encoding uncharacterized protein (hydrolase, NUDIX family protein) — protein MELSESESSILESALLDCYGRFITLLPEDVLRDHIHLPFHLQEAFWWYCDKWQVRHPELPSYSFSDFLEFICRDCPILKKFVTTNDLKNMISNWREYAKKIPVRGGIIFNTACEKVLLVQSYKSKSWSFPRGKRDEAEDDAKCAAREIQEETGLDLNSSINGDFYLEIVENDMNLKLFLIPGVDDNVRLKSFSDYEICKFKWIHLRQLENIHYLRFSTFQVKPFIKKIIEFSKDFQGGKYASQFPEAYQRYLKLANINQITFGLAAHGSAPGSASGWTPEEMFRVNFEKFGIVSTYKEDEVKQESIFQSWTPVEIRPKNKRYKERELVKFDPDQFSSK, from the exons atgGAATTAAGCGAATCAGAGTCCAGTATTTTAGAATCGGCTCTCCTCGACTGCTACGGCAGGTTCATCACACTCCTCCCGGAGGACGTGCTCAGGGACCACATACACCTGCCCTTCCACCTCCAGGAGGCATTCTGGTGGTACTGCGATAAGTGGCAGGTGAGGCACCCGGAACTCCCCTcgtacagcttcagcgACTTCCTGGAGTTCATCTGCCGCGACTGTCCGATCCTGAAGAAGTTCGTGACCACGAACGACCTCAAGAACATGATCAGCAACTGGCGCGAGTACGCGAAGAAGATCCCGGTGCGCGGCGGCATCATCTTCAACACCGCCTGCGAGAAGGTGCTGCTCGTGCAGTCCTACAAGAGCAAGAGCTGGAGCTTCCCGCGCGGCAAGCGCGACGAGGCGGAGGACGACGCCAAGTGCGCCGCGCGCGAGATCCAGGAGGAGACTGGGCTGGACCTCAACTCGAGCATAAACGGCGACTTCTACCTGGAGATAGTGGAGAACGACATGAACCTCAAGTTGTTTCTCATCCCGGGCGTCGACGACAACGTGCGCCTAAAGTCGTTTTCGGACTACGAAATATGCAAGTTCAAGTGGATTCACCTGCGGCAGCTGGAGAACATTCACTACCTCCGCTTCTCGACCTTCCAGGTGAAGCCCTTCATTAAGAAGATCATTGAGTTTTCGAAGGACTTTCAGGGCGGCAAGTACGCATCGCAGTTCCCCGAGGCCTACCAGAGGTACCTGAAGCTGGCGAACATTAACCAGATCACGTTCGGTTTAGC CGCACACGGCTCGGCTCCGGGGTCTGCCAGCGGGTGGACCCCCGAGGAGATGTTCCGGGTCAACTTCGAGAAGTTCGGGATCGTCTCGACTTACAAGGAGGACGAGGTGAAGCAGGAGAGCATTTTCCAGAGCTGGACGCCTGTGGAGATCAGGCCTAAGAACAAGAGGTACAAGGAGCGCGAGCTGGTCAAGTTCGACCCTGACCAGTTTTCTAGCAAGTAG